The window TTCGAAACGTCTACCTTCGTTAGGTGAAAATCCATTGGTTGATCTCGCCAGTAGTTTACTATCGTTAGTTGGGCAAATTCGATGTACGCCTGATCACAGTGATGTGGGTTTTCTTCGTCAAGCATGTATAGAAAAGATACGAGACTATGAAAATAATCTTCGTGGATTAGCTGTATCGGTTAGTGACATAGAAGCCGCGAGATATTGTCTGTGTACATTTCTTGATGAAACTATTTTGAACACCCCTTGGGGCGAGCATTCAGTCTGGCGTTCAGAGAGCTTACTCTCTGTATTTAATAAAGAAACATGGGGTGGAGAATATTTCTATACCTTGTTAGATGAGGCTCTTTCTAGCCCCCACCAATCCTATCAACTGCTTGAATTACAATACCTATGCTTAGCATTGGGTTTTACAGGAAAACTACGTATTGCTGAGCGTGGTGAAGAAAAACTGCAAGATTATCGCTGCCAAATTTTTGAAGCCTTAACTCTTGTGAAGGGATCACATGATGAAGCGTTATCCCCAAGGTGGCAAGACAACGTATTAGCGGGTAGTGAAACCCATGCTGGCGTCCCTTTATGGGTAACATCATCACTTTTTGGTTTGTTATTATTGGCCGTTTATATGGGCTTTAACTACCGTATTAATCTTTACTCCAATGAAGCTTTTCAGTCTCTGAGCACACTTGTACCCATGGTTGTTGAATCTTCAAATTTGGAATATCACAGAGATCCCGCGGCCTTAAAAATACAGCAGTTACTACAGTCTGAGGTTGAACGAGGTTTACTTGAATTTGAAGAACACGCGGATCGGATTCGTATTGTTTTGAATTCCAATGATTTGTTTGCCTCTGGTAGCAATGAAGTTAAAGCTTCTATAGCCCCTATACTGTCTAAAATTGCCCATACGCTTGAATCGACAAATGGCCGGATAATGATCGTGGGTCATACTGATGATAAGCCAATATTTACCAGCAAATATCCCTCTAATTGGCATCTGTCGTTAGCTAGAGCGACGGCTGTTGCTAACGTACTCGCGATGGGAACTGAGCTTCGAGGCCGTTTATGGCCTGAAGGTCAGGGTGATGCGAATCCACGTAATCCAAATACGAGCAAAGCGAATCGAGCAAGTAATCGACGCGTTGAAATTGATCTTTTATATCAACAACGAAGGGCTGAAAAATAATGAAATTTATTAAGCGTTTAGTCGGTGGTTTAGTTGATATGTTAAGGCAAAAGTGGGTTATTACACTGTTGGGACTAATTGCCCTATCACTATTAATTTGGTTTGGTGGCCCATTGGTCGCAATTGCGGGTGTCGAACCTTTAAATAGCCAAGTCTCTCGCCTAACGGTATTGCTTATATTGGCGGTGCTTTGGGGGCTTTATAACGTATTCCATCAAGCAAGAAATAAAAAGCAAAATGAACAAACAGTAAAAACGTTGCTTAATGGCGATGAGGCAAAACCAGCAGATGAAGCTTCTCAAAAAGAAATAGAAACCCTCCGTGCTCGTATAGTGCAGGCGTTGGATGTATTACATAAAACGTCAGGTAAACGTGGGCGTAATATTTACCATTTACCTTGGTATATTTTAATTGGGCCTCCGGGTACAGGTAAAACGACCGCTTTACAAAATTCGGGGCTAGAGTTTCCATTGCAAGAGAGTTTAGGGAGCGACCCTTTAGCGGGGATTGGCGGAACTCGGTATTGTGATTGGTGGTTCACAAATAAAGCTGTGCTGATAGATACCGCAGGTCGTTATACCACGCAAGATAGTAATAACGAACAAGATTCCCGAGCGTGGTTAGGTTTTCTTGGCTTATTAAAAAAGTACCGTACCCGCCGTCCGATTAATGGTGCGGTTATCACGGTGAGTTTAACTAATTTACTTACGCAAACACGTACTGAAAGAAATCTTCATGCCAGGGCTATTAAGCAAAGAATTCTTGAATTAAAAAATCAGCTCGGAATGCAATTTCCTGTTTATGTGATTTTGACTAAAGCAGATTTAGTCGCGGGCTTTAACGAGTTCTTTGCAGATTTAGATCGCCCAGCCCGTGAGCAAATTTGGGGTATTACTTTCCCAGAAGACACGTTAGATTTCGAGCAAGGCGTCGTGAGCTTGTTTAATAAGGAATTCCATCATTTATTGACGGGATTGCTTGAGAAAATGAATCATAGACTGAGCAATGAACGTGATATTGATAAAAGAACGTTGATCTATGAATTTCCGAAGCAGTTACGCCTACTTCAAGCTGCTGCGGATGATTTTCTGAAAGAGATTTTTTCGGCAAATGCGTTTGAAGAGCCACCTATGTTACGCGGTGTATTTATTGCCAGTGCGACTCAAGAAGGTGTGCCAATTGATCGGGTAATGAAGGAAACAGCAGGAGGCTTAGGGTTAAGCCAAGTTCCACTTCGACAAGCTGGCGGAGAAGCGAAAGGCTTTTTCATTAAAAATCTCTTTGAAGATGTCATCATCAAAGAACAGTTGTTGGGCACAGTTAATCGTGTTCACCAAAAGCAAAATCGTTGGTTTAATCGTTCAGTGATAGTGGCAAGTTGCGCTGTTATTTTGGTGATGGCTTTTATCTGGAGTCGAAGCTATCAATGGAATAAATCATTGGTCGATGAAGCCGGAATATTTATCGACAAATATCATGCGGTAGTGGGTGAATATTTAACGCCAGAGCATGACGTTGTAAGCCTTGTCGATGCCTTGAATGTTTTACAGAACTTACCTGCTGGGTTTAATCAGCACATGTTAAATGAAGATGGGATAAAGCATTTTGGTTTATACCAAGGTGAGAAACTCGGCCAGCCCGCAGTGTCTGCTTATCATCAAGCATTACAAAGTGTTTTTGCTCAGTTCCTCGTTTCAGGTCTTGAAGAAGAGATGCAAGAGAATAAGCAGCATCGTGAGTATTTGTACGAAACGCTTAAAACATATCTGATGCTATTTAATCCTCAGTATTATGATGCTACGCAAGTGAATAGTTGGTTTGCCGCTTATTTTGAACGCGAATATCCTGGTGAAATTAATCTGGAGTTACGTACTGCATTGTTAGAACACAGTGCAAATTTACAGCATGATGGAGTATTGAGCGTTTCTCAAAGCGATACGGTCGTTGAAAGTGCTCGTACAGTGTTAACGGCAATGCCTTTATCTGAACGTGCATACCAGCGTTTGAAGCTCGAGTTTATAGATAGCCACATACCATCATTTAGACTAACCGATGTGCTTGGATCTAAGAGTGTGAGTATCTTTGAACGTAAGAGTGGTAAGCCACTGAGTATGGGTATTCCAGGCTTATATACCTATAACGGTTTTCATGGTGTTTTTCAGCTTGAAATTAACCGGATGGTTAAACGCTTAATGGAAGAACGTTGGGTCTACGGTGATAATTTAGTCTTGCAAGATAATATGTCTGATCAGGTTGTGCGTGATGTAAGGTTTAAGTATTACCGTGATTACATTTATGAATGGACGCAACTACTTAATGATTTGCAGTTAAAACCTTATCAATCTGCTGAACAAGGGCTGGCACAAGCCAAAATTCTAGCGGGGCCTGAACGCCCTGTCGAGAGCTTAATTATGGCTGTTCAAAAACAGTTAAAATTAAGTGAAGTGCAAATCAGTGAAAAAGTTAAAGTTGCCGGTAAGGTTACAGCAAGTGTTGCTAACGTCGCTTTAAATAATCAAAAACATCGTATTGGTCGATACCTGCCATCGGATCTTGGTGACACTAAAATTACCTTGCCCGGCAAAGAAGTTGAATCAGCCTTTGATGAGCTACTTACTGTTTCAGAAGCGCAGTTAGAAGATATACATACATCGTTCGTCAAACTGAATAATTATTTAGCTGACTTAACCAGCTCTGGTAATAATGAGCGAATTGCTTATAACAGTTTATTGGGTGAAATCTCAAAGCAGACTGTCGGCTCAGCGATGAAATCGGCACGCGCTAATTTGCCTTATCCATTCTCTAGTTGGCTTGGCAATATTTCGTCACAAACCACCAAGCTTGCTAAGAAAGGCTCCCAGATTCATGTCAATGATATTTGGCAATCAACGGTACTTAAAGAATATCAATCGCTAATTGCTGGAAAATACCCATTCGATCCTAAATCGACTAAAGACTTACCGTTGAAAGACTTTGAACGTTTCTTTGGCTATGGCGGAACGTTAGATGCATTTTTTAATCAGTATTTAGCCCCGTTTGTTGATAAGTCCAAGCGTCGATGGCGTTTTGATAAATCGATTGGACTCAATGACGAAAGTCTTCGAGTGTTTGCGCGTGCTGAAAAGATCCGTAAAGCCTTCTTTGATGCGGGCAGCAAAACAGCGAGTGTGAGCTTTGGGATCAAGCCTATCTATCTTGATCAACATATCAGTCATTTCAAGCTCGAAGTGGGTAAACAAGCCGTGACTTATCAACATGGCCCAACGCGTGCGAAAACATTGCACTGGCCAAATTCAGGGCAAACTCGAGTTGTATTTACCCCTCCGCAAACAGGCCATGTGGTAACAGAAACGTATGGTGGTAGTTGGGGGTTATTCAGGCTATTAGATAAGTCATTAAAAGCGAGACCAAAATCTCGTAAAGACAATATTTTGATGGTTGATTTAAAAGGGAATAAAGCTCAATTGGAGTTGATTCCTAATAGTGCAATTAATCCATTTTGGTCTCGAGAAATGGAGCGTTTTTCATGTCCAGTGACACTATAGCAACTGGGGTTGGCTACTTTGGTAAAGTGCCTCAACGGGGTGACTTTATACAAGATCAACTGCCGACTGATTTTGCTACGAACTGGAGTGAATGGCTTCAAGCAGGGTTAGCAGTAAGCCGTGAACAGCTAGAAGAGTCGTGGTCTGATTATTACATGACAAGCCCTATTTGGCACTTTGCTTTATCACCGCATGTTTGTGGAGAGCGAGCGATGATCGGTAGCCTCATGCCAAGTATCGATAGTGTTGGACGGAAGTTTTATTTTTCCATCGCGGTGGCTGTTCAACATCCACCGATTTTATATTGGGAAAATCGGTCATGGAGCGAACAAGCTGAAAGTCATATTTTAAATGTGCTGGATGATGAGATTGATTTAGCTGAATGGGTGATTGAATCCCAACAAGCGAGTTGGTATCAGTCAATTGGTCATGATTCATCACCGTTGCAGGTGATCAATGAAAGTCATGAACACAGTATTATTGTCAATCCTGTTGACGTTAATCAGTTACTTCATCATGCCTATCAGCAGCGTTACGGTCGTTACTGTTTATGGTGGACGAACGGCTCAGAACATGTGCCGGAATGCAGTCTCGTTACACGAGGGTTACCTTTAGTCAGTCAATTTTCAGCATTATTAGACGGTCGTTGGAAAAAGTGGGGATGGTAATGAAACATGCTAATTGGAGCTTCTTTTCCTTCTCTCAAACACACCCTGGCAAAGTGCGAGCGTATAACGAAGATGCGTGTTTAGCATTGCAGAAAGAAGGCGTCTGGGTTGTTGCCGACGGGATGGGAGGCCATGAAGGTGGTGATATTGCCAGCCGTATTTTGGTTGATACAGTGGAGCAAGCAGTCGTCCGTCTCGGTAAAGAGTACATTAATCCTGACCGTCTTCGTGAAGCGTTATTAGACGCGAATGAGCGTATTTTTCAATATGGGCAGCATAACTTATCAGAATCGACAATAGGTACGACAGCCATTGTGTTGCTGATTGAAAATGGCAATTTCCATTGTTTATGGGTAGGCGATAGTCGTTTTTACTTATACCGGGATCAGGTGTTGATACAAAAATCAAAAGACCATAGCCAAGTGATGGAGATGGTTGAACAAGGGTTAATTGGAGCAAGAGATGCGGAAGATCATCCAATGGCCAATGTTATCACCCGTGCAGTGGGGGTCGATCGCTATTTGATGATCGATCAGCTATCTGGTTCCATTCTACCTAATGATCAGTTTTTACTGTGTTCAGATGGCTTATCAAGAGAGTTGACGCTTCAAGATATGAATGCTTGTTTTCAAGCACAAAGTGTTAATGATGTGGGTTTGGCTTTAATGCATTCAGCCTTAGTGCGTGGTGCGTCAGACAATGTAACGTGTGTGGTGGTGAAGGCATCGCAACAGCAAGCAATTGCAGCGCAGACTAGACATCAATATTTGGATGCGACTGTTCCTGTTTTTACTCATCAGCGTGCAATTCGAGGGAGTGAATAATGGCAATACAACCACTTGAACAGTCTGAAATGATCGACTTCTCTGCATTATTGACAGCGATTAATGATGAAAAGCCAAGCGGAGAGGATCCAAGACGAGATGCGTCACCATCGTCTTTATATTATCTGCTAAAAAATGTGCGCAATAACGTTCGTACAGAAGAGCGTAATGCCTTAATTGAAGGTGATCCTTTATTGAGTTTTGCGAGTCAATGGCAGCCTTTATTAGACCAAGTACCTGAAATATTAACAACGCAATCGAAAGACCTTGAATACACCGCATGGTTTATTGAAGCACTGGTACGAAATCATGGTTACGCCGGGCTGAGTTATGGTTTTTCAGTGGCAAAGCTATTGATTGATGAATTCTGGGATTCTTTATACCCACTACCCGATGAAGACGGTGCTGAAACTCGGGTTGCTCCGCTAATTGGCCTTAATGGGATTGAAGGTGAAGGCACATTACTCATGCCGATTGCGTGTATCCCGATCACCGAGTTTGATGGTGATCAAGCCTATGCCCTATGGGAGTACGAGCAAGCCTGTGAACTTGAGCGCTTTGATGATGATAAAAAGCGCCACCGTATAGACCAAGGTTCTATTGATATGAAACGTGTGGTGGAAGCGGTTAAGCATTCATCGCCATCGTTTTATCGTGGATTAGTCGACGATATTGAAAACAGTATTTCTGCTTATGAAGCTTTAGTGGTGTCGATGGATCAAGCGACAGGGCTGTCATTACCCACCTCTCATATTTCAAAACGACTGCAATCGGCGCTGGAATCGGTACAGCATATTGCCGCCGATAAGTTGCTTCAAGATGTACCTGAAGAGGTTGGTGATGTATCGAATGACGGTGGGCATGATGAAAAACTTACTGATTCACAAAGTGAAAACTTCGCATCGCGTCAGTTAAAAACGCGGCAAGAAGCGATTGTTCAATTGAAGCATATATCAGTTTTTTTTCGCAAAACAGAGCCTCATTCACCGATGTCGTATGCCATTGATCAGGTGGTGAGATGGAGCGATTTAGCATTACCCGATTTATTGGCTGAGCTGATTGATGATGGCTCAGCGAGACAAGGTTATTTCAGGTTGGTTGGCATTTCTTCTGAAAATGACACCGCATCATAAATCTATGACAACAACTATTGAGAAGGGAGATTAATATGGAAAGTATCCACAAGAAGTTGTCTCGGGTACGAAAACCGCGTGTTCACATTACTTATGATGTGGAAACTGAAGGATTAACGGTCAAAAAAGAATTGGCCTTCGTCGTGGGTGTAATGGGGGACTTTGCGGGTCAAAATACCGAGGCATTGAAGCCATTAAAAGATCGACGCTTTATACAAATTGATCGTGATAATTTCGACGATGTTCTTAAGCGTATGAGCCCTCGCTTAAACTTCAAAGTTGATAATAAATTAATGAATGATGGCACTGAGTTGAGTCTTTCTTTGGCATTTAATTCAATGCAAGATTTTGAGCCTGCGGCCATAGTTAATCAAGTTGAACCACTGAAAAAGTTGCTTGAAACGCGTACTAAACTGCGCGATTTAATGACAAAAATTGATCGTTCAGAAGATCTTGAAAATGTATTAGAAAAAGTATTGAACAATACGGATAACCTGTCTCAATTGGCTAACGAATTAAATGTAGGTAATGACAATCCAGAGAAGCAGCCTGAAGGAGAAGGTGCCTAATGAATGCACAAACAGAGGCATTACTCGATCCTGCAACAGCAGAAACCAGTCGATCTTTCCTTGAGGAAGCTATTGTTGCCACTAAGCAAACAGACAGCTCTCGTGCCGAAGAATTGTTACGTACGTTAACGGAAGAAGCGCTAAAGGGAACGGTGACTTGGAATAAAAACCTAACAGTGACCTTTAATGATGCCATTAAGGGAATTGATGATGCTATTTCATCACAACTTGCCGAGATCATGCACCAACCTGAATTTCAGAAGCTTGAAGGCAGTTGGCGTGGTCTGCACTATCTTGCAATGAACTCGGATACTGGACAAACATTGAAAATTCGGATGCTGAGTCTGAGTAAGAAAGAGCTACATAAAGATTTAAGTAAGGCTGTTGAATTTGATCAAAGCCAGATTTTCAAAAAGGTTTATGAGGCTGAATTTGGTACACCAGGTGGAGAACCATACGGTGCATTAATTGGTGATTATGAATTTACTAATCATCCGGAAGATATTGAAATGCTGGGCTTAATGTCAAATGTTGCAGCGGCTGGTTTCTCTCCCTTCTTATCTGCGGCTTCACCTGAACTATTTGGTTTTGATGAGTGGGAAGAGTTAAGCAAACCAAGAGATTTAGATAAAGTGTTTGAGTCGCTTGAATATACACAATGGCGATCATTCCGTGAAAGCCCTGACTCACGTTTTGTCACCTTAACAATGCCACGAGTATTGTCGCGTTTACCTTATGGCCAAACGACGTTGCCAATTGAAGAATTCCGCTACGAAGAGTTAACGATTGATGATGAAAGTGGTTTG is drawn from Photobacterium profundum SS9 and contains these coding sequences:
- the tssA gene encoding type VI secretion system protein TssA — translated: MAIQPLEQSEMIDFSALLTAINDEKPSGEDPRRDASPSSLYYLLKNVRNNVRTEERNALIEGDPLLSFASQWQPLLDQVPEILTTQSKDLEYTAWFIEALVRNHGYAGLSYGFSVAKLLIDEFWDSLYPLPDEDGAETRVAPLIGLNGIEGEGTLLMPIACIPITEFDGDQAYALWEYEQACELERFDDDKKRHRIDQGSIDMKRVVEAVKHSSPSFYRGLVDDIENSISAYEALVVSMDQATGLSLPTSHISKRLQSALESVQHIAADKLLQDVPEEVGDVSNDGGHDEKLTDSQSENFASRQLKTRQEAIVQLKHISVFFRKTEPHSPMSYAIDQVVRWSDLALPDLLAELIDDGSARQGYFRLVGISSENDTAS
- a CDS encoding PP2C family protein-serine/threonine phosphatase, which translates into the protein MKHANWSFFSFSQTHPGKVRAYNEDACLALQKEGVWVVADGMGGHEGGDIASRILVDTVEQAVVRLGKEYINPDRLREALLDANERIFQYGQHNLSESTIGTTAIVLLIENGNFHCLWVGDSRFYLYRDQVLIQKSKDHSQVMEMVEQGLIGARDAEDHPMANVITRAVGVDRYLMIDQLSGSILPNDQFLLCSDGLSRELTLQDMNACFQAQSVNDVGLALMHSALVRGASDNVTCVVVKASQQQAIAAQTRHQYLDATVPVFTHQRAIRGSE
- the tssC gene encoding type VI secretion system contractile sheath large subunit, producing the protein MNAQTEALLDPATAETSRSFLEEAIVATKQTDSSRAEELLRTLTEEALKGTVTWNKNLTVTFNDAIKGIDDAISSQLAEIMHQPEFQKLEGSWRGLHYLAMNSDTGQTLKIRMLSLSKKELHKDLSKAVEFDQSQIFKKVYEAEFGTPGGEPYGALIGDYEFTNHPEDIEMLGLMSNVAAAGFSPFLSAASPELFGFDEWEELSKPRDLDKVFESLEYTQWRSFRESPDSRFVTLTMPRVLSRLPYGQTTLPIEEFRYEELTIDDESGLAINAKHDDYCWMNASYVMGAKMTAAFSKYGFCTAIRGAEGGGKVDNLPAHVFMSDDGDPDLKCPTEVGITDRRESELGRLGFLPLCHYKNTNYAVFFGGQTCQKPTKFDTLEASANAEISARLPYMMATSRFAHYLKVMARDKIGSFMEADDVERWLNRWILSYVNATEDAGQEIRAKYPLADAKVKVQEIPGQPGAYHAVAWLRPWLQMEELTTSLRLVAKIPEIS
- the tssB gene encoding type VI secretion system contractile sheath small subunit, producing MESIHKKLSRVRKPRVHITYDVETEGLTVKKELAFVVGVMGDFAGQNTEALKPLKDRRFIQIDRDNFDDVLKRMSPRLNFKVDNKLMNDGTELSLSLAFNSMQDFEPAAIVNQVEPLKKLLETRTKLRDLMTKIDRSEDLENVLEKVLNNTDNLSQLANELNVGNDNPEKQPEGEGA
- the tssL gene encoding type VI secretion system protein TssL, long form; its protein translation is MSDETVLKPQPGKRKAKVASPESHSKVQPDLNQTVLVMQVNKNLYSKRLPSLGENPLVDLASSLLSLVGQIRCTPDHSDVGFLRQACIEKIRDYENNLRGLAVSVSDIEAARYCLCTFLDETILNTPWGEHSVWRSESLLSVFNKETWGGEYFYTLLDEALSSPHQSYQLLELQYLCLALGFTGKLRIAERGEEKLQDYRCQIFEALTLVKGSHDEALSPRWQDNVLAGSETHAGVPLWVTSSLFGLLLLAVYMGFNYRINLYSNEAFQSLSTLVPMVVESSNLEYHRDPAALKIQQLLQSEVERGLLEFEEHADRIRIVLNSNDLFASGSNEVKASIAPILSKIAHTLESTNGRIMIVGHTDDKPIFTSKYPSNWHLSLARATAVANVLAMGTELRGRLWPEGQGDANPRNPNTSKANRASNRRVEIDLLYQQRRAEK
- the tagF gene encoding type VI secretion system-associated protein TagF — protein: MSSDTIATGVGYFGKVPQRGDFIQDQLPTDFATNWSEWLQAGLAVSREQLEESWSDYYMTSPIWHFALSPHVCGERAMIGSLMPSIDSVGRKFYFSIAVAVQHPPILYWENRSWSEQAESHILNVLDDEIDLAEWVIESQQASWYQSIGHDSSPLQVINESHEHSIIVNPVDVNQLLHHAYQQRYGRYCLWWTNGSEHVPECSLVTRGLPLVSQFSALLDGRWKKWGW
- the tssM gene encoding type VI secretion system membrane subunit TssM, whose translation is MKFIKRLVGGLVDMLRQKWVITLLGLIALSLLIWFGGPLVAIAGVEPLNSQVSRLTVLLILAVLWGLYNVFHQARNKKQNEQTVKTLLNGDEAKPADEASQKEIETLRARIVQALDVLHKTSGKRGRNIYHLPWYILIGPPGTGKTTALQNSGLEFPLQESLGSDPLAGIGGTRYCDWWFTNKAVLIDTAGRYTTQDSNNEQDSRAWLGFLGLLKKYRTRRPINGAVITVSLTNLLTQTRTERNLHARAIKQRILELKNQLGMQFPVYVILTKADLVAGFNEFFADLDRPAREQIWGITFPEDTLDFEQGVVSLFNKEFHHLLTGLLEKMNHRLSNERDIDKRTLIYEFPKQLRLLQAAADDFLKEIFSANAFEEPPMLRGVFIASATQEGVPIDRVMKETAGGLGLSQVPLRQAGGEAKGFFIKNLFEDVIIKEQLLGTVNRVHQKQNRWFNRSVIVASCAVILVMAFIWSRSYQWNKSLVDEAGIFIDKYHAVVGEYLTPEHDVVSLVDALNVLQNLPAGFNQHMLNEDGIKHFGLYQGEKLGQPAVSAYHQALQSVFAQFLVSGLEEEMQENKQHREYLYETLKTYLMLFNPQYYDATQVNSWFAAYFEREYPGEINLELRTALLEHSANLQHDGVLSVSQSDTVVESARTVLTAMPLSERAYQRLKLEFIDSHIPSFRLTDVLGSKSVSIFERKSGKPLSMGIPGLYTYNGFHGVFQLEINRMVKRLMEERWVYGDNLVLQDNMSDQVVRDVRFKYYRDYIYEWTQLLNDLQLKPYQSAEQGLAQAKILAGPERPVESLIMAVQKQLKLSEVQISEKVKVAGKVTASVANVALNNQKHRIGRYLPSDLGDTKITLPGKEVESAFDELLTVSEAQLEDIHTSFVKLNNYLADLTSSGNNERIAYNSLLGEISKQTVGSAMKSARANLPYPFSSWLGNISSQTTKLAKKGSQIHVNDIWQSTVLKEYQSLIAGKYPFDPKSTKDLPLKDFERFFGYGGTLDAFFNQYLAPFVDKSKRRWRFDKSIGLNDESLRVFARAEKIRKAFFDAGSKTASVSFGIKPIYLDQHISHFKLEVGKQAVTYQHGPTRAKTLHWPNSGQTRVVFTPPQTGHVVTETYGGSWGLFRLLDKSLKARPKSRKDNILMVDLKGNKAQLELIPNSAINPFWSREMERFSCPVTL